The genome window GAGGGCATCTGCCATCATCTTCTCTTGACCACGCCAAAGAATCTGCAGCACGATAAACAAACCTAACTCATCATTTCTTTATGATTAATTGAACCACATGAACTCCAAGAAATGAAGCCATTTGGAGAACAAGAATCATTTAGTCTAAAAACTTTCGAATTAGCAACTATAATTACAAAGCTTGCAGTAACATCAGATACTTTCTTTGTGTCTCCGCTTTTCAACTTCTTAAGCATGCTTTAACTAAATGCTCATCATGCAAAGCTGATGAATATGCATCGTTGACAAATTTAATATACTGTTGCCTAACTAGATCTTCTGATGAATAAGAATAAGAAACCAGCTGAATAAAAAGAAAGTACCTTGTCTATGACCCCAAATTCTTTTGCCTTTATTGAATCCATGTAAAAAGGTCTTTGCATCACCTTTGATACTGTGTCCACCGACTGTTATAGCAAAAATGTTAATCAAATTTAAGTATCTTTTATTATTAAACAGTAAGATGAGTTTCCATCTACTCACATTTCCCGTGTGCTTTGCTAGAAGTTTGACTAGTGTGTCCTTATTGGTTACGACCTGTAAAGAGCATAGTCCTATGAATTCATAAAAGGAACTATAATAAAGATAAGGAAACATTAATACACATTCTTGGTGATCTTTTGGCACGTAATAAAAACAAATAAACTGTAAGAATTCTGGGATCCCACGTGCTGAACATGCAACATGCTCTTGAACTTAAATGGAGAAAAATGTCAACATCTGAAATAATCACAAAAAGTTTGGAAATCAAACCTCTTTTGCACGAATAATAACATCACTTGCTGGCATCTGGCCAGATGATGGAACACGAGGTTGTTGAATCATAGCTGACATGAAAGTGCAGCGTCAGCATCTCAATAGGGCAATGACATTACAGGAGAGAAATAGTCACCAAATAAAAGTTCTATATTGTAACTTACCTTTAGAATGAGGCATCATAAATCGTCTACCTTTCTTTCCTGCAGCAAGAAGTAGACAGGCCTGACCTATTGCAGCTCCAACAGCTACAGTCTCAATCTGCATTagcattaagaaaaaaaaattagttgGAAAGAAGTACTAGTAAGAAAAATACATTGAGCTCATTTATACTTGAGGAAACTAGTAAGTCTTAAATATAACCCTCTTTCATATGTTGTtaaattttgataagaaaagagagAATAATAGGAAAACAAGGACAAATAGAAGTGCTAATACATCAATTGTAAAACTAAGTAAATGCAACAAAAGCGACTAAAACATGCCTACAATCTTATTGGAAGATCCAAAGACATGAAAAAGTATCCTAAGTGATGACTTTCATCATGTCTACAAGAAAAAGTGATACAAAAAGGGTCAAGGCACAAGCCCactttttcattgcacaattattACCTTTGGTTTGGAATCACAGGCATGCAGCAATCAAACTAGGCCCAGCCTCATAATAACTCAAACTTGCATTCTTTTGAGAAGcatcaaaatccaatcacctgATTTTGTAGCACTCATATGCCAGTATCTAAGACCAAATTTTGATATCCTTCTATTGTCCTTCATGAAGAAACAACCTGAGGGATCATTCCTACAATCCATATATACTTCTATTCAACCAGTCACTTCTAAAAGAATTGAGATGTTTGCTAATAAATGAGAAACTGAGAAAGGCCAAAGGAATTAAACTAACATTAGCTAAATAAGAGCAGATCACACCAGTCTCCAATTAACAACAGATGAGGAGATAACTAGTTTGCAATCAAACTTCCCATTCTAGTTTAGCACACCAATATAAGAGACTATAAAGTTGCATAAGTTAAAAGATCATAAAAAAGGTAAGACAATTTATTATGCTCTCATAAAGGGCCACAAGAGCTAAAGTGGAAAACATGATAATGGAAAGACTGGTACCTCATTTTTTAACTGCATCATAGCATCATAAATAGCAAAACCCTCTGTTTCCATCGCTACCTGCAAAAATTGAAGATCCACATTACAATAGAATTGTGAATATCACTGGAGAAGCATATACTGTATCCTTGCACATGAATCATACAATCATAATATCTAGCAAACATGTCATGTAGatgacctacaagtggcaagTTTTTTTCTTAGTATCAAGCAACAACAGTTATGTCAGGGACAATATCCGCTATTTAATCAAGACTTGACAAAAGGATGCCACCACAACAGTAATGACAAAACAGGCTGGTCAGAGATGTCACATCATCTCAAATCACAACAGAAAATATTCTGAATGATTAAGAAGAGTATTTATCTATCTGCTAGCAGTTACGGACCCCAACCTCCAGCCATGGCATGGGTTCTTTGTCTCCTCTCTATGATTCATTCAGATAACTTGAAAAATCCTCTCTATGATTTATCTCAGGAAATCGATTCAGCTGAATTGAGAGTCAGAGGGACCTTGCCAGAAGCACACCCTGCAAGGTGGAGACACAGAGATCTGGCTCAGCCCTGAATTTtcaacttctctctctctcttcagctGAATTGAGAGTCAGAGGGACCTTGCCAGAAGCTCACCCCGCAAGGTGGAGACAGAGAACTGGCTCAGCCCTGAAttttcaatctctctctctctctctctctctctctctctctctctctctctctctctcgattcaTGTTGTTGGAGGGTTCTTATTTTGTGCCAAGATTCAGAATTGAGATCATGTCAGGGTTCTCTGTAATTTGGATTGATGACCAACTTTAAGACTAACAAGTTATACAAACATATCTCTATGGTGTTATACATGGTCATTATTTTCAGCTTCTCTGTCATTCAGTAGGCGGTCAAATAAagttctgcaaaaaaaaaaaaatctgtaatATAGACAGCAGCAAGAATTTCTTTTATTGTGGCATGAGCATGGACCAAGTGCACGCATGTTCTTTAGGGCAAACTCGGTTCACAAAGCTGCCACTTTATGGGCCTTCATAGAGTTTATGTATGCAAATTTACCTATGTAACCAAAGAGACTGTTTCTATGACTCGTGTCCTAATAACCTAGACTGTAAAAGAGCAATCTTATTGTAATGCCAAGGCTCACCCTCTATACATGTTCCTTTGtctcttaaatgaaaaagaagtTTGAATCTCAAAAAGCTTGAAAAAAGATAACCATGACAAGGTCGCAACAGACAGacggagtttttttttttaaataaaggaACAGATAGAGAATGGAACTGACAATAAcaggaaaatataataaaaaaagagaactTTCTTCATATAAGGGCACTACAATCACCCCAGATCATTTCCAAATCAAATTGCAATTTAGCATCATTCTAACACCAGTTTCTATAACATAATCATGTCTCTAAACCTTAAAGAATCAAGTGGACCAGTAAGATCAATTATAGCAAATAAGTTCAACTGTCATCATATTTGTTCTGCAACACAACAGCCTATATACAAAAAGGGGAAACTAGAATACGTAAGCCTGCTAGTATGATTcataaaaaaggaccaagtgaacaGACACATGGATATAAAATTATGGCATGAAAGAACAGTCAAAACTTCCATTAGCTATTCACGTATAAATAATGGCATGAAGGAATATATTTCATTGTTATTCTACAGggcagataaatttcctattttaAACTATACAAGATACAAAATGCAAAGCAAGCAAACTAACATGAAAATCTAACTTAAATGAAGTAAAGATTCTTGCAAAATGGCTTCAACTCATAGCATGTTAATTCTTTCTTATTCAAAAGAAGGAAGATAAATGGAACCGTTGATGCATACAGTTTCACCATCATCACGGGTTGTTCCAGTTGAattgatgtacaaataaataggcTGCTTTGGATCCATCCATTGCAAGTAAAGCAATTCAGCAATCACAAGCTCGGTGACAACTGGCACCAACTATTCATAAAAATTTAATTAGTCCAATGGAAAGTAATAAGGATCATGATTATGAATTACAGATACTAGGCAAATGGAAGATACCAACAAAACAGAACTACTATAACCAGAGATGTCTTAGCATATACATTGTACAAGTAACAGTGTGATACAAGTTGAATAACACAGCATGCATTGTCAAACTTAGAGAAAAGAAAACAATGAGAAATTAAAATCAGAAAATAATCAACAATCTCATGAAAATTATCAAAAATTAACAGTTAATACTTAATAGAATCAAGCACCAAATTGTACTTGCTAGTTCTGAACAGTATGTAGTTTGAAGCACTGTTAGTATTCAGACCCATGCATATACCATATACTAGCCAGTATATGCAGGTAATGGTCAAACCAGCACATTTTCATTGAAGAGCAATCATATTGACTATTCTTTATATGTGC of Musa acuminata AAA Group cultivar baxijiao chromosome BXJ2-3, Cavendish_Baxijiao_AAA, whole genome shotgun sequence contains these proteins:
- the LOC103977643 gene encoding ATP-dependent Clp protease proteolytic subunit-related protein 3, chloroplastic, whose translation is MACGAVTVPLLSPRMPMAFAPSGFSSSSSSSSSSSPFFSAAAAPLRIRAASTAALPVPPLNPRDPFLSKLASAAAAAPDPFALASSPDPDSPPYLHLFDSPKLMATPAQVERSVSYNEHRPRKPPPDLPSLLLHGRIVYIGMPLVPVVTELVIAELLYLQWMDPKQPIYLYINSTGTTRDDGETVAMETEGFAIYDAMMQLKNEIETVAVGAAIGQACLLLAAGKKGRRFMMPHSKAMIQQPRVPSSGQMPASDVIIRAKEVVTNKDTLVKLLAKHTGNSVDTVSKVMQRPFYMDSIKAKEFGVIDKILWRGQEKMMADALSPEEWDRQAGIKVADGL